One stretch of Pomacea canaliculata isolate SZHN2017 linkage group LG11, ASM307304v1, whole genome shotgun sequence DNA includes these proteins:
- the LOC112575385 gene encoding uncharacterized protein LOC112575385, with translation MTSITMTGGFRTRGCLPSGTSFHFRLILSVFVFNLVISSHARVTAQGSKISCQIPAVQPLANTNLTCLFPEDVSYTKKDFTVYYYKEKERPDAVLDCWWLSGSVDCYVKRGYEYDKKISNRLSLAIPRVSISQMGLYTCQLATYGPESIDTCKLDVQTVDGSVCDIQSVKQESETSLSCYFPVDLSKTRQDFAVYHLSQGVTADVLRCTWEEDNPNCNVAQGFQFDGSVSSHLTLIIPSAFKTHEGTYSCQSTSKEPFSYHTCSFTLHKVTSCLIQSVKEEQPTELRCNFSVDVSATRQNFKVVLQGKDEDILTCTWPDGKLVCSTAPGYEFDNIVTNRLVVVRVPRSSPKQNGTYTCHLQGFDSSDFQSCDFLVTSESVTSLDVGAIVGGVIAAVVVIAIIITVFIVLHKRRQPHQTTVSKEEELSLINKKQEATQKVITFLKESSEKMYQDMETSFFFVPSLYINKNAYRIEEFAGEQIFITQPSNEDDIKHDKAMQDILQNLYHVADSEKEAMFVISQFDYNSYLTTLKDTISGHQLPMPAKLRQQDQNYGDFDLLIVHRQYGLVVVVVKTCSVGSGDGQDDTKLVDEVKKGVNQLLDAEHMLQHLLSDQQWNLAVHKTLMLPNVSEEVLRDELEKHSLEGLVDSNGKMNLALPMLRRKKTMIKTAVQIPSIQNCCLCAERLKSNNEGLKIWLQSVSNGKPMINDVQYLTIISRFCGPASQSPLPVPNTISCDILPVTPEHALCLTGNLFETTILHEDHLSVLKDPPPLVGLCGPPCTGKTRTLELIGRRWMSEGHEVHVVSLWQTSLAASSMLCEVLGKKTNSSHREEGSQAPQGRVVPMAFDLKRDNVKDIVRSIKDKPVQKGALFILCDEVEHDGGNTLFIYFCEKLLKKVPTLHLWYASCFTENSTTNWQVKVLIRPISCPPVILKEKQLSGVTEFYKIPNWALDSNTRTPTEGPPIKYVYHGGEEHSEGDPQGCQSCLEELIRYLQPLFMGKAPLTSEAASIAISTSIGTGSPVSELRLDDKDMMVLTESDVKENVTFVTLLRKFGFKTKLIKEPPTESALKDTSECVLIANGKYVHGIKRKVVVFLEKALTKSKSKKPVKPSDSLNRVRCVTSCTSQLIWVKIS, from the exons ATGACATCCATCACAATGACCGGTGGCTTTCGTACACGTGGCTGTCTTCCCTCTGGGACATCGTTTCATTTTCGCCTCATTCtgtctgtttttgtctttaatcTTGTCATCTCTTCACATGCAAGAGTGACAGCACAAG GTAGCAAAATTAGTTGCCAGATTCCTGCTGTCCAGCCCTTGGCAAACACAAATCTGACATGTCTTTTCCCAGAAGATGTTAGCTACACGAAGAAAGattttacagtttattattaCAAAGAAAAGGAACGTCCAG ATGCTGTGCTGGATTGCTGGTGGCTTTCTGGAAGTGTGGACTGTTATGTCAAACGTGGGTACGAATATGACAAAAAGATATCCAATAGACTGTCGCTGGCGATTCCACGAGTTTCAATATCCCAGATGGGCTTGTACACGTGTCAACTTGCTACCTATGGACCGGAATCCATTGACACCTGCAAGCTCGATGTCCAGACAG TGGATGGATCTGTTTGTGACATCCAGTCCGTCAAACAAGAATCAGAAACATCTTTGTCCTGTTACTTCCCCGTGGACCTCAGCAAAACCCGACAAGACTTTGCTGTCTATCACTTGAGCCAGGGTGTCACAG CTGATGTGTTAAGATGTACCTGGGAGGAAGACAACCCGAACTGCAACGTTGCCCAAGGTTTTCAGTTTGACGGGAGTGTGTCTAGTCATCTCACCCTGATCATACCCAGCGCCTTCAAGACTCATGAAGGAACATACAGCTGTCAAAGTACAAGCAAGGAGCCTTTCTCATATCACACCTGCTCCTTCACACTTCACAAAG TGACATCGTGTTTAATACAAAGTGTCAAGGAGGAGCAGCCTACAGAGCTAAGATGTAACTTCAGTGTTGATGTTAGTGCCACTCGACAGAACTTTAAGGTTGTACTTCAAGGCAAAG ACGAGGACATCCTGACTTGTACCTGGCCAGACGGAAAGTTAGTCTGCAGCACAGCTCCTGGATATGAGTTTGACAACATCGTCACCAATCGTCTCGTCGTCGTCAGAGTACCTCGATCCTCACCCAAACAGAATGGAACGtacacctgtcacctgcaaGGCTTTGATTCCAGTGACTTTCAGTCATGTGACTTTCTCGTTACCTCAG agtcggttacttcccttgatgTAGGTGCGATTGTAGGAGGTGTTATAGCGGCTGTGGTTGTCATCGCGATTATCATCACTGTGTTCATTGTTTTACATAAACGTCG ACAACCACATCAGACGACAGTCTCTAAAGAAGAAGAGCTATCATTGATAaacaag AAACAGGAGGCTACACAGAAGGTCATTACGTTTTTGAAAGAGTCTAGCGAAAAAATGTATCAAGACATggaaacaagtttctttttcgTACCAtctctttatataaataaaaatgcataccGAATAGAAGAATTTGCCGGTGAGCAAATATTCATTACACAGCCATCCAATGAGGATGACATAAAGCACGACAAGGCCATGCAAGACATCCTTCAAAATCTTTACCACGTGGCGGACAGTGAGAAGGAGGCAATGTTTGTCATCTCACAGTTTGATTATAACAGCTACCTGACTACTCTAAAAGACACTATTTCTGGTCACCAACTTCCAATGCCTGCTAAACTCAGGCAACAAGACCAGAACTACGGTGACTTTGACCTGCTCATTGTCCACCGCCAGTACGGGTTAGTCGTGGTGGTGGTCAAGACTTGCAGTGTTGGGTCTGGAGATGGTCAAGATGACACCAAGTTAGTGGATGAGGTCAAGAAAGGTGTCAACCAGTTGCTAGACGCAGAGCACATGCTGCAACATCTTCTGTCTGATCAGCAGTGGAACCTTGCTGTACACAAGACACTGATGCTACCCAACGTTTCAGAAGAGGTTCTTAGAGACGAACTGGAGAAACACAGTCTGGAGGGACTGGTGGACAGTAACGGGAAAATGAATCTAGCACTACCAATGTTACGCAGAAAGAAGACAATG ataaaaacCGCTGTCCAAATTCCCAGTATTCAGAACTGCTGCTTGTGTGCTGAAAGACTAAAAAGTAACAACGAAGGTCTAAAAATATGGTTACAGAGTGTTTCTAATGGCAAACCCATGATAAATGATGTACAGTATCTTACAATAATTTCCAG GTTCTGCGGTCCAGCCTCACAATCCCCACTTCCTGTTCCCAACACTATATCATGTGACATTCTGCCCGTTACACCTGAACACGCTTTGTGTCTGACAGGGAACCTCTTTGAAACCACAATTCTTCATGAGGACCACCTGTCTGTGCTGAAAGATCCTCCACCACTAGTTGGTCTGTGCGGTCCTCCATGCACAGGGAAGACAAGAACACTTGAGCTGATCGGAAGACGATGGATGTCTGAAGGTCATGAAGTGCATGTTGTCTCCTTGTGGCAGACCAGTCTCGCGGCTTCTTCAATGCTTTGTGAGGTCCTCGGAAAGAAGACAAATAGCAGTCACAGAGAAGAAGGTTCACAAGCACCTCAGGGTCGTGTCGTCCCAATGGCCTTTGACCTGAAACGAGATAATGTCAAAGACATTGTCAGATCAATAAAAGACAAGCCGGTACAGAAAGGAGCactctttattttgtgtgatgaAGTGGAGCATGATGG AGGTAATACCTTGTTCATCTATTTCTGCGAAAAGCTTCTAAAGAAGGTCCCAACTCTTCATCTGTGGTATGCCAGCTGTTTCACAGAAAATAGTACAACAAACTGGCAGGTGAAGGTTCTTATTCGCCCTATAAGTTGTCCACCAGTAATTTTGAAAGAGAAGCAACTGTCAGGGGTAACTGAGTTTTACAAAATACCAAACTGGGCGCTGGACTCTAATACACGGACGCCAACAGAGGGACCACCAATCAAGTACGTGTACCATGGTGGAGAAGAGCACTCTGAAGGAGATCCACAGGGCTGTCAATCCTGTTTAGAAGAATTGATTCGTTACCTTCAACCTCTGTTCATGG GTAAAGCGCCTTTGACCTCAGAAGCTGCTTCCATCGCAATCTCCACAAGCATCGGAACTGGTTCACCTGTGTCTGAGCTTCGCCTTGATGACAAGGACATGATGGTGTTGACTGAATCTGATGTGAAGGAGAATGTGACTTTCGTCACGCTGCTGAGAAAATTTGGTTTTAAGACAAAGTTAATAAAGGAACCACCAACAGAGAGTGctttaaaagacacaagtgaATGTGTCCTCATAGCAAATGGGAAATACGTTCATggcataaaaagaaaagttgtggtTTTCTTGGAAAAAGCGCTCACTAAATCAAAGTCTAAGAAACCTGTAAAACCTTCAGACTCCTTAAACAGGGTGCGGTGTGTAACTAGCTGCACTTCCCAGCTGATCTGGGTAAAGATTTCATAG